In Uranotaenia lowii strain MFRU-FL chromosome 2, ASM2978415v1, whole genome shotgun sequence, one genomic interval encodes:
- the LOC129746667 gene encoding uncharacterized protein LOC129746667 isoform X1: protein MALRLLLLAVVTLGSLYVLHLLAQDFMKLTKPIFMASGKRETSTYNRTAALMDFEKQIDWNRMIKYDPLKCSLSLICQLAAGAEKKNKAANAIYEFVSYSVENSKSVPKRIVQSYERGLSYYQNNETDSKKCLTHYPLCIYSAKTMMKLLDLYARVFAT from the exons ATTACTTCTGCTGGCAGTTGTGACACTCGGCTCGCTCTACGTGTTGCATCTTTTGGCGCAAGATTTTATGAAGCTTACAAAACCCATCTTTATGGCGTCCGGAAAGCGAGAAACATCAACGTACAACAGAACGGCTGCATTAATG gACTTTGAAAAACAGATAGATTGGAACCGTATGATTAAGTATGATCCTTTGAAATGCTCGCTTTCCCTAATTTGTCAATTAGCGGCAGGAGCAGAGAAGAAAAACAAAGCTGCAAATGCAATCTACGAGTTCGTATC CTACAGCGTTGAGAACAGCAAATCTGTACCCAAACGGATAGTGCAATCGTACGAGCGAGGTCTAAGTTATTACCAAAATAACGAGACCGATTCGAAGAAGTGCCTAACTCACTACCCTCTGTGCATATACTCTGCCAAAACGATGATGAAATTACTCGATCTGTATGCTCGGGTTTTCGCTACCTAG
- the LOC129746667 gene encoding uncharacterized protein LOC129746667 isoform X2, whose amino-acid sequence MPHRLLLLAVVTLGSLYVLHLLAQDFMKLTKPIFMASGKRETSTYNRTAALMDFEKQIDWNRMIKYDPLKCSLSLICQLAAGAEKKNKAANAIYEFVSYSVENSKSVPKRIVQSYERGLSYYQNNETDSKKCLTHYPLCIYSAKTMMKLLDLYARVFAT is encoded by the exons ATTACTTCTGCTGGCAGTTGTGACACTCGGCTCGCTCTACGTGTTGCATCTTTTGGCGCAAGATTTTATGAAGCTTACAAAACCCATCTTTATGGCGTCCGGAAAGCGAGAAACATCAACGTACAACAGAACGGCTGCATTAATG gACTTTGAAAAACAGATAGATTGGAACCGTATGATTAAGTATGATCCTTTGAAATGCTCGCTTTCCCTAATTTGTCAATTAGCGGCAGGAGCAGAGAAGAAAAACAAAGCTGCAAATGCAATCTACGAGTTCGTATC CTACAGCGTTGAGAACAGCAAATCTGTACCCAAACGGATAGTGCAATCGTACGAGCGAGGTCTAAGTTATTACCAAAATAACGAGACCGATTCGAAGAAGTGCCTAACTCACTACCCTCTGTGCATATACTCTGCCAAAACGATGATGAAATTACTCGATCTGTATGCTCGGGTTTTCGCTACCTAG
- the LOC129742522 gene encoding uncharacterized protein LOC129742522 has product MAESFPPWGAPPVPPNRYSRTLPRWMDPSDLYGEVQFLVLKPAKDHQLPKNPFTISKSIDQSVGRIDGASPFDGGKSILLRVRSQQQCEKLLQLRNLIDGTPITVEPHPTKNTCQSVVSCQDVAGLSDADICEALQDQKVVKVYRFTRKDNGKSIPTNTMVLTFSGTVPPTHVWFGYLRVSTRPYYPRPMQCFQCGRFGHTKAKCPNPAICQNCGEATIHPSCSNLPHCINCLGNHQTTARTCPAYQQEQSIVRIRVDMGISHAEARKEFRSRLNTATQSNVQQRLINAHSTSHNTASKIQELEQQIAELIKKNIELQAQISQMDTEKKNTCDDSDSTLTDASSEASMDTTDISQQLSSTPKRGRGHESPDQTSPVRKMKPKNPSTQTIHVLATPRYDIQPNPNHPSYTALNHPNQR; this is encoded by the coding sequence ATGGCGGAATCTTTCCCGCCCTGGGGGGCACCGCCTGTTCCCCCCAACAGATACTCCAGGACCCTTCCCCGATGGATGGATCCGAGCGATCTTTACGGGGAGGTCCAATTTCTTGTTTTGAAACCCGCCAAGGACCACCAATTGCCGAAAAATCCCTTCACcatttcaaaatctatcgaCCAATCTGTCGGTCGCATTGATGGTGCCAGCCCATTTGACGGAGGAAAATCAATTCTTCTGAGAGTCAGAAGCCAACAGCAATGCGAGAAACTTCTCCAATTGAGGAATCTCATCGACGGAACCCCGATCACTGTCGAACCTCATCCTACTAAAAACACCTGTCAGTCTGTCGTCTCGTGTCAAGATGTTGCCGGACTTTCTGACGCCGATATCTGCGAAGCTCTCCAAGACCAAAAGGTTGTCAAGGTTTACCGATTCACCCGGAAGGACAATGGTAAATCAATCCCTACTAACACCATGGTGCTCACGTTTAGTGGAACTGTTCCCCCGACCCATGTATGGTTTGGTTACCTCCGTGTTTCCACCAGACCATACTACCCTCGCCCAATGCAATGCTTCCAGTGTGGAAGGTTTGGTCACACCAAAGCAAAATGCCCAAACCCCGCCATCTGCCAAAACTGTGGCGAAGCTACCATTCACCCCAGCTGTTCCAACCTCCCACATTGCATCAACTGCCTTGGCAATCATCAAACTACAGCTCGAACTTGCCCTGCCTACCAGCAGGAACAAAGCATCGTCCGCATTCGTGTGGACATGGGAATTAGCCATGCCGAAGCCAGAAAAGAATTCCGTTCACGTCTCAACACCGCTACCCAGTCCAATGTTCAACAACGCCTTATCAACGCCCACTCCACCTCCCACAATACAGCTAGCAAGATCCAGGAACTGGAACAACAAATTGCTGAACTTATTAAGAAAAACATCGAACTCCAAGCCCAAATCTCTCAAATGGACACCGAAAAGAAAAACACATGCGACGACTCTGATTCCACCCTAACCGACGCCAGCAGCGAAGCATCCATGGATACAACCGACATCTCCCAACAACTCAGCTCAACTCCGAAACGTGGTCGAGGCCATGAATCCCCCGACCAGACCTCTCCAGTTAGGAAGATGAAACCCAAGAATCCTTCGACCCAAACCATCCACGTTTTGGCCACGCCCAGGTATGATATCCAACCAAACCCGAACCATCCTTCTTACACAGCTTTGAACCATCCAAACCAACGGTAA